In a genomic window of Brassica rapa cultivar Chiifu-401-42 chromosome A10, CAAS_Brap_v3.01, whole genome shotgun sequence:
- the LOC103845897 gene encoding WUSCHEL-related homeobox 12 isoform X1, whose amino-acid sequence MDQEGSPQSRQGRSPSATTNSTEPVRTRWSPKPEQILILESIFNSGIVNPPKDETVRIRKMLEKFGAVGDANVFYWFQNRRSRSRRRQRQLQAANAAAIATRGVEDPQHMTTMSMHHPYRNNEIDLGFGSCSNSSANYLFNESSSQVSSFLLGLSSSSTNGGCESNNGMGDLFTMYGHESDHHHFHHPQHSSNDASISSPSDQNSSIHYQQGLMTVFINGVPTEVTNGAIDMKAMFGEDLVLLHSSGLPLPTDEFGFLISLQHGQSYFLVTKFSLFLSNIFYT is encoded by the exons atggatCAAGAAGGATCACCACAAAGTAGGCAAGGTCGTTCTCCCTCCGCCACAACGAACTCTACGGAACCGGTCCGGACACGTTGGTCACCTAAACCGGAGCAAATCTTGATACTCGAATCCATCTTCAATAGTGGTATTGTTAACCCACCAAAAGATGAAACGGTAAGGATAAGAAAGATGCTAGAAAAATTTGGTGCAGTGGGAGACGCAAACGTCTTCTACTGGTTTCAAAACCGGCGGTCACGATCTCGCCGGAGACAGCGGCAACTTCAAGCCGCCAATGCTGCAGCCATCGCCACCAGAGGAGTTGAAGACCCCCAGCACATGACTACCATGAGCATGCATCATCCTTATCGCAACAACGAGATTGATTTGGGATTTGGAAGTTGTAGCAACTCGTCAGCTAATTACCTTTTTAACGAGTCTTCATCTCAAGTCTCTTCATTTCTACTCGGcctctcttcttcctcaacAAATGGTGGATGTGAAAGCAACAATGGCATGGGTGATCTCTTCACAATGTATGGCCATGAATCTgatcatcatcattttcatcATCCCCAGCACAGCTCAAATGATGCATCAATTTCAAGCCCATCTGATCAGAACTCCAGCATCCACTACCAACAAG GGTTAATGACGGTGTTCATAAACGGAGTTCCTACGGAAGTAACAAATGGAGCAATAGACATGAAAGCAATGTTCGGTGAAGATTTGGTGTTACTTCATTCCTCCGGTCTTCCTCTTCCTACTGATGAGTTTGGCTTCTTGATTTCTTTACAACATGGCCAATCTTATTTCCTGGTAACTAAATTTAGTTTGTTCttatctaatatattttatacataa
- the LOC103845897 gene encoding WUSCHEL-related homeobox 12 isoform X2 — protein sequence MDQEGSPQSRQGRSPSATTNSTEPVRTRWSPKPEQILILESIFNSGIVNPPKDETVRIRKMLEKFGAVGDANVFYWFQNRRSRSRRRQRQLQAANAAAIATRGVEDPQHMTTMSMHHPYRNNEIDLGFGSCSNSSANYLFNESSSQVSSFLLGLSSSSTNGGCESNNGMGDLFTMYGHESDHHHFHHPQHSSNDASISSPSDQNSSIHYQQGLMTVFINGVPTEVTNGAIDMKAMFGEDLVLLHSSGLPLPTDEFGFLISLQHGQSYFLVPRQT from the exons atggatCAAGAAGGATCACCACAAAGTAGGCAAGGTCGTTCTCCCTCCGCCACAACGAACTCTACGGAACCGGTCCGGACACGTTGGTCACCTAAACCGGAGCAAATCTTGATACTCGAATCCATCTTCAATAGTGGTATTGTTAACCCACCAAAAGATGAAACGGTAAGGATAAGAAAGATGCTAGAAAAATTTGGTGCAGTGGGAGACGCAAACGTCTTCTACTGGTTTCAAAACCGGCGGTCACGATCTCGCCGGAGACAGCGGCAACTTCAAGCCGCCAATGCTGCAGCCATCGCCACCAGAGGAGTTGAAGACCCCCAGCACATGACTACCATGAGCATGCATCATCCTTATCGCAACAACGAGATTGATTTGGGATTTGGAAGTTGTAGCAACTCGTCAGCTAATTACCTTTTTAACGAGTCTTCATCTCAAGTCTCTTCATTTCTACTCGGcctctcttcttcctcaacAAATGGTGGATGTGAAAGCAACAATGGCATGGGTGATCTCTTCACAATGTATGGCCATGAATCTgatcatcatcattttcatcATCCCCAGCACAGCTCAAATGATGCATCAATTTCAAGCCCATCTGATCAGAACTCCAGCATCCACTACCAACAAG GGTTAATGACGGTGTTCATAAACGGAGTTCCTACGGAAGTAACAAATGGAGCAATAGACATGAAAGCAATGTTCGGTGAAGATTTGGTGTTACTTCATTCCTCCGGTCTTCCTCTTCCTACTGATGAGTTTGGCTTCTTGATTTCTTTACAACATGGCCAATCTTATTTCCTG GTACCAAGACAGAC